A section of the Cygnus olor isolate bCygOlo1 chromosome 14, bCygOlo1.pri.v2, whole genome shotgun sequence genome encodes:
- the SYNPO gene encoding synaptopodin isoform X2 — protein MLTAPLGQPCGCGVPKGDAGDSLQGTGTRGGQGCHHLGDLPAPAPLQEGHTGLLAGQASSREPHGLGGDAPDPELTGGSLAVGAEHAAPPKYPDSAPELLPTAASPTADPSQEWRVVKIKRVLINPASEPRKASLSRSSSLSEKELKEARARSRRIVAQLTTAPGPSSKGVLLFHRRKQRVDGLTGTGAGHGTGLPLSPAPRQGAMEEGEGHGTRGTPPEPADDQQVPLSIYLKENMAPAATNGLHERERAEGEVGKLGGMQDGIGVSVAAPVPPQNVHVPEQKNGEVPSAPMGAGSTPMGTASVTIGTGNAPVGTASITMGTGNTPVGTASVTMGTGNAAVEMPSVPMGTANTPMGTANAPMGTASVPMGTASSPMGTASAPMGTATPAGQAQNGARSRQYYEVHLTLAKPKPVKNRTARPFGTQKATTPSQGPSQPPERAPAAAELPPPPTYAETLGSPPPLSRVRSPPAYSALYPPVEQKVLQSPVHGVGAVPPLPKTGILEESAARRAHKKSMFTFVEKPKLGPNPDLLDLVQSADIRKKQKEHGEPGAEDEPFALGAEASNFVPSSAARGGQHLPPADDAPAWSSCLKSPTIQPKPKPQPSHNLTEARGKGAELFARRQSRMEKFIIEAPSQPDLLRSPSPTMSLPPSWKYDANACLSPMVSRHPVKSPCRPSKTPPASLYGSALTENEVSQKELEISKHQPYQLQSSLFILSPSKGPPRSVPREVPPPRPSLPDAYPCPQRTSCPTSPLPPSPVWHPPAVPGAGGAASSPFPSATGALPLPPGSHPAPGAPAELLLASPCRRVKGGFQAPRPSYSTRNAGIEPQDRRPSLPASPTWTPRSARRQGSLDGWASPASVPELDEGPPRSPPWSERSLSPLQQDADPRASRQMQARLARNIINAARRKSSSPKAVGTEGSRPFTPPATSPRAVGSPSLPRSPRPEGCRAPAPQAATSACSVLAAPGSPSPTYKSPLPSPRVDGSRSCASPGVSRATWAEGRRLLLSPGAAGPSPTPKSPLPSPVVGARSPAKRYSSRSPTDSDVSLDSEDSGAKSPGIHSFNLCPRGWTGSLRLKPGGLPSGAPCTS, from the exons ATGCTGACGGCACCGCTCGGGCAGCCCTGTGGCTGCGGGGTGCCCAAAGGGGACGCAGGTGACAGTTTGCAGGGGACGGGGACGAGAGGTGGCCAGGGCTGCCATCACCTCGGGGACctgccggccccggccccgctgcaggAGGGGCAcacggggctgctggcagggcaggcgagcagcagggagccccaTGGGCTCGGCGGTGATGCCCCGGACCCCGAACTCACCGGAGGCAGCCTGGCCGTGGGGGCCGAGCACGCAGCCCCCCCCAAATACCCCGACTCCGCCCCGGAGCTGCTCCCCACTGCCGCCAGCCCCACGGCTGACCCCAGCCAGGAGTGGAGGGTGGTGAAGATCAAGAGAGTCCTCATCAATCCCGCCAGCGAGCCGAGGAAAGCGA gtCTCTCCCGCAGCTCCAGCCTCTCGGAGAAGGAGCTGAAGGAGGCGAGGGCGCGGAGCCGCAGGATCGTGGCGCAGCTCACCACGGCGCCCGGCCCCAGCTCCAAGGGCGTGCTGCTCTTCCACCGCCGCAAGCAGCGCGTCGACGGGCTCACCGGCACCGGCGCGGGGCATGGCACGGGGCTGCCGCTGAGCCCGGCGCCTCGGCAAGGAGCCATGGAGGAGGGCGAGGGGCACGGCACCCGGGGGACACCGCCGGAGCCTGCTGATGACCAGCAGGTCCCGCTGAGCATCTACCTGAAGGAGAACATGGCACCGGCCGCCACCAATGGCCTGCACGAGAGGGAGCGGGCAGAGGGAGAAGTAGGGAAGCTCGGGGGGATGCAGGATGGCATTGGGGTGAGCGTGGCTGCTCCCGTTCCACCGCAGAACGTGCACGTCCCCGAGCAGAAGAACGGCGAGGTGCCCAGTGCGCCCATGGGGGCAGGTAGCACGCCCATGGGGACAGCCAGCGTGACCATAGGGACAGGGAATGCACCTGTGGGGACGGCCAGCATAACCATGGGGACAGGTAACACACCTGTGGGGACGGCCAGCGTGACCATGGGGACAGGCAACGCAGCTGTGGAGATGCCCAGTGTGCCCATGGGGACAGCCAACACACCGATGGGGACGGCAAACGCACCCATGGGGACAGCCAGCGTGCCCA TGGGGACAGCCAGCTCACCCATGGGGACAGCCAGCGCACCCATGGGGACAGCCACCCCAGCTGGGCAGGCGCAGAACGGCGCACGGAGCAGGCAGTACTACGAGGTCCACCTCACCCTGGCCAAGCCCAAGCCTGTGAAGAACCGGACGGCCAGGCCGTTCGGCACCCAGAAGGCCACGACACCAAGCCAGGGGCCGAGCCAGCCCCCCGAGCGAGCCCCCGCTGCCGCCGAGCTGCCCCCTCCGCCCACCTATGCGGAGACGCTGGGCAGCCCCCCGCCGCTCAGCAGGGTCCGCTCGCCCCCTGCCTACTCGGCCCTGTACCCCCCTGTGGAGCAGaaggtgctgcagagccccgTCCACGGGGTTGGGGCAGTGCCCCCTCTGCCCAAAACGGGCATCCTGGAGGAGTCGGCGGCCCGCAGGGCCCACAAGAAGTCCATGTTCACCTTCGTCGAGAAGCCGAAGCTGGGCCCCAACCCTGACCTGCTGGATTTGGTGCAGAGCGCGGACatcaggaagaagcagaaggagcACGGGGAGCCCGGTGCCGAGGACGAGCCCTTCGCCCTGGGGGCAGAAGCCTCCAACTTCGTCCCCAGCAGCGCAGCCAGGGGCGGGCAGCACCTCCCGCCGGCCGACGATGCTCCGGCGTGGTCGTCCTGCCTCAAGTCCCCCACCATCCAGCCGAAGCCGAAGCCGCAGCCCAGCCACAACCTCACCGAAGCCAGAGGGAAGGGAGCCGAGCTCTTCGCCCGCAGGCAGTCCCGCATGGAGAAGTTCATCATCGAGGCTCCCTCCCAGCCCGACCTGCTCCGCTCCCCGTCGCCCACCAtgtccctgcctccctcctggaAGTACGATGCCAACGCTTGCCTGTCACCCATGGTCTCCAGGCACCCCGTCAAGAGTCCCTGCAGGCCCTCCAAAACCCCCCCGGCGTCTCTTTACGGCAGCGCCCTGACGGAGAACGAGGTCTCCCAGAAGGAGCTGGAGATCTCCAAGCACCAGCCCTACCAGCTCCAGTCTTCGCTCTTCATCCTCTCCCCATCCAAAGGGCCGCCGAGGTCCGTGCCCCGGGAGGTGCCACCGCCCAGACCCTCCCTCCCCGACGCCTACCCCTGCCCTCAGCGAACGTCCTGCCCGACCTCTCCGTTGCCTCCTTCCCCCGTTTGGCACCCTCCTGCGgtgcccggggccggcggggcggcctccagccccttccccagtgccaccggggctctgcccctgcctccGGGCAGCCACCCTGCTCCCGGAGCCCCggcggagctgctgctggcctcgCCGTGCCGCCGAGTGAAGGGGGGCTTCCAGGCGCCCCGACCCTCCTACTCCACCAGGAACGCGGGGATCGAGCCGCAG GACAGGCGGCCGTCCCTCCCCGCCTCGCCCACCTGGACGCCCCGGTCTGCGCGGCGCCAGGGCAGCCTGGACGGCTGGGCCAGCCCGGCCTCGGTGCCCGAGCTGGACGAGGGCCCCCCCAGGTCCCCGCCGTGGAGCGAGCGGTCGCTGTCCCCGCTGCAGCAGGACGCCGACCCCCGGGCCAGCCGGCAGATGCAAGCGCGGCTCGCCAGGAACATCATCAACGCTGCCCGCAGGAAGAGCTCCTCGCCCAAAGCCGTGGGGACGGAGGGCTCCCGGCCCTTCACCCCCCCGGCCACCAGCCCCCGGGCCGTGGGGTCCCCCAGCTTGCCACGATCCCCCCGGCCGGAGGGGTGcagagccccggccccgcaggcTGCCACCTCCGCCTGCAGCGTGCTGGCCGCACCGGGCAGCCCCTCGCCCACCTACAAGAGCCCCCTGCCATCGCCCCGGGTGGACGGGTCCCGCTCCTGTGCCTCCCCCGGGGTGTCCCGAGCCACCTGGGCAGAGGGACGCCGGCTCCTGCTGTCACCTGGCGCTGCCGGGCCGTCCCCGACCCCCAAGAGCCCCCTGCCATCGCCGGTGGTGGGCGCGCGGTCCCCCGCCAAGCGCTACAGCTCCCGGTCCCCGACGGACTCGGACGTCTCCCTCGACTCCGAAGACTCGGGGGCCAAGAGCCcgggcatccacagcttcaaCCTGTGTCCCCGCGGCTGGACCGGGAGCCTGCGGCTGAAGCCGGGGGGGCTGCCTTCGGGGGCCCCCTGCACCTCCTAG
- the SYNPO gene encoding synaptopodin isoform X5, whose product MEEGEGHGTRGTPPEPADDQQVPLSIYLKENMAPAATNGLHERERAEGEVGKLGGMQDGIGVSVAAPVPPQNVHVPEQKNGEVPSAPMGAGSTPMGTASVTIGTGNAPVGTASITMGTGNTPVGTASVTMGTGNAAVEMPSVPMGTANTPMGTANAPMGTASVPMGMPSEPMGMPSAPVGTASSPMGTASAPMGTATPAGQAQNGARSRQYYEVHLTLAKPKPVKNRTARPFGTQKATTPSQGPSQPPERAPAAAELPPPPTYAETLGSPPPLSRVRSPPAYSALYPPVEQKVLQSPVHGVGAVPPLPKTGILEESAARRAHKKSMFTFVEKPKLGPNPDLLDLVQSADIRKKQKEHGEPGAEDEPFALGAEASNFVPSSAARGGQHLPPADDAPAWSSCLKSPTIQPKPKPQPSHNLTEARGKGAELFARRQSRMEKFIIEAPSQPDLLRSPSPTMSLPPSWKYDANACLSPMVSRHPVKSPCRPSKTPPASLYGSALTENEVSQKELEISKHQPYQLQSSLFILSPSKGPPRSVPREVPPPRPSLPDAYPCPQRTSCPTSPLPPSPVWHPPAVPGAGGAASSPFPSATGALPLPPGSHPAPGAPAELLLASPCRRVKGGFQAPRPSYSTRNAGIEPQDRRPSLPASPTWTPRSARRQGSLDGWASPASVPELDEGPPRSPPWSERSLSPLQQDADPRASRQMQARLARNIINAARRKSSSPKAVGTEGSRPFTPPATSPRAVGSPSLPRSPRPEGCRAPAPQAATSACSVLAAPGSPSPTYKSPLPSPRVDGSRSCASPGVSRATWAEGRRLLLSPGAAGPSPTPKSPLPSPVVGARSPAKRYSSRSPTDSDVSLDSEDSGAKSPGIHSFNLCPRGWTGSLRLKPGGLPSGAPCTS is encoded by the exons ATGGAGGAGGGCGAGGGGCACGGCACCCGGGGGACACCGCCGGAGCCTGCTGATGACCAGCAGGTCCCGCTGAGCATCTACCTGAAGGAGAACATGGCACCGGCCGCCACCAATGGCCTGCACGAGAGGGAGCGGGCAGAGGGAGAAGTAGGGAAGCTCGGGGGGATGCAGGATGGCATTGGGGTGAGCGTGGCTGCTCCCGTTCCACCGCAGAACGTGCACGTCCCCGAGCAGAAGAACGGCGAGGTGCCCAGTGCGCCCATGGGGGCAGGTAGCACGCCCATGGGGACAGCCAGCGTGACCATAGGGACAGGGAATGCACCTGTGGGGACGGCCAGCATAACCATGGGGACAGGTAACACACCTGTGGGGACGGCCAGCGTGACCATGGGGACAGGCAACGCAGCTGTGGAGATGCCCAGTGTGCCCATGGGGACAGCCAACACACCGATGGGGACGGCAAACGCACCCATGGGGACAGCCAGCGTGCCCATGGGGATGCCAAGTGAGCCCATGGGGATGCCCAGCGCACCCGTGGGGACAGCCAGCTCACCCATGGGGACAGCCAGCGCACCCATGGGGACAGCCACCCCAGCTGGGCAGGCGCAGAACGGCGCACGGAGCAGGCAGTACTACGAGGTCCACCTCACCCTGGCCAAGCCCAAGCCTGTGAAGAACCGGACGGCCAGGCCGTTCGGCACCCAGAAGGCCACGACACCAAGCCAGGGGCCGAGCCAGCCCCCCGAGCGAGCCCCCGCTGCCGCCGAGCTGCCCCCTCCGCCCACCTATGCGGAGACGCTGGGCAGCCCCCCGCCGCTCAGCAGGGTCCGCTCGCCCCCTGCCTACTCGGCCCTGTACCCCCCTGTGGAGCAGaaggtgctgcagagccccgTCCACGGGGTTGGGGCAGTGCCCCCTCTGCCCAAAACGGGCATCCTGGAGGAGTCGGCGGCCCGCAGGGCCCACAAGAAGTCCATGTTCACCTTCGTCGAGAAGCCGAAGCTGGGCCCCAACCCTGACCTGCTGGATTTGGTGCAGAGCGCGGACatcaggaagaagcagaaggagcACGGGGAGCCCGGTGCCGAGGACGAGCCCTTCGCCCTGGGGGCAGAAGCCTCCAACTTCGTCCCCAGCAGCGCAGCCAGGGGCGGGCAGCACCTCCCGCCGGCCGACGATGCTCCGGCGTGGTCGTCCTGCCTCAAGTCCCCCACCATCCAGCCGAAGCCGAAGCCGCAGCCCAGCCACAACCTCACCGAAGCCAGAGGGAAGGGAGCCGAGCTCTTCGCCCGCAGGCAGTCCCGCATGGAGAAGTTCATCATCGAGGCTCCCTCCCAGCCCGACCTGCTCCGCTCCCCGTCGCCCACCAtgtccctgcctccctcctggaAGTACGATGCCAACGCTTGCCTGTCACCCATGGTCTCCAGGCACCCCGTCAAGAGTCCCTGCAGGCCCTCCAAAACCCCCCCGGCGTCTCTTTACGGCAGCGCCCTGACGGAGAACGAGGTCTCCCAGAAGGAGCTGGAGATCTCCAAGCACCAGCCCTACCAGCTCCAGTCTTCGCTCTTCATCCTCTCCCCATCCAAAGGGCCGCCGAGGTCCGTGCCCCGGGAGGTGCCACCGCCCAGACCCTCCCTCCCCGACGCCTACCCCTGCCCTCAGCGAACGTCCTGCCCGACCTCTCCGTTGCCTCCTTCCCCCGTTTGGCACCCTCCTGCGgtgcccggggccggcggggcggcctccagccccttccccagtgccaccggggctctgcccctgcctccGGGCAGCCACCCTGCTCCCGGAGCCCCggcggagctgctgctggcctcgCCGTGCCGCCGAGTGAAGGGGGGCTTCCAGGCGCCCCGACCCTCCTACTCCACCAGGAACGCGGGGATCGAGCCGCAG GACAGGCGGCCGTCCCTCCCCGCCTCGCCCACCTGGACGCCCCGGTCTGCGCGGCGCCAGGGCAGCCTGGACGGCTGGGCCAGCCCGGCCTCGGTGCCCGAGCTGGACGAGGGCCCCCCCAGGTCCCCGCCGTGGAGCGAGCGGTCGCTGTCCCCGCTGCAGCAGGACGCCGACCCCCGGGCCAGCCGGCAGATGCAAGCGCGGCTCGCCAGGAACATCATCAACGCTGCCCGCAGGAAGAGCTCCTCGCCCAAAGCCGTGGGGACGGAGGGCTCCCGGCCCTTCACCCCCCCGGCCACCAGCCCCCGGGCCGTGGGGTCCCCCAGCTTGCCACGATCCCCCCGGCCGGAGGGGTGcagagccccggccccgcaggcTGCCACCTCCGCCTGCAGCGTGCTGGCCGCACCGGGCAGCCCCTCGCCCACCTACAAGAGCCCCCTGCCATCGCCCCGGGTGGACGGGTCCCGCTCCTGTGCCTCCCCCGGGGTGTCCCGAGCCACCTGGGCAGAGGGACGCCGGCTCCTGCTGTCACCTGGCGCTGCCGGGCCGTCCCCGACCCCCAAGAGCCCCCTGCCATCGCCGGTGGTGGGCGCGCGGTCCCCCGCCAAGCGCTACAGCTCCCGGTCCCCGACGGACTCGGACGTCTCCCTCGACTCCGAAGACTCGGGGGCCAAGAGCCcgggcatccacagcttcaaCCTGTGTCCCCGCGGCTGGACCGGGAGCCTGCGGCTGAAGCCGGGGGGGCTGCCTTCGGGGGCCCCCTGCACCTCCTAG